In Manis javanica isolate MJ-LG chromosome X, MJ_LKY, whole genome shotgun sequence, the DNA window GAACCATTCCCTCCCAAAGCCAGATGCCCGCGGTTCTAAATTGAGGCAGCTCCAGAAGCATTTGTGTTCTAAAAGCGCAGAGTCTCATTACCGCACATGGTACCCCGCACTGCCAAGCCTCAAAAGCTGGCGTCCCCTGAGATGGGTCGCCCCGGGGGCTGTGCGCCAGGCGGGGATTATCCTCGGCGGGCGGGGGGGAGGGGGCTTCCGGGGCGGCAGCCACCTGGCCCGGCCCCCTCCGGCCCGCCCGCTTCTGCTCCGCGAGGTGATTCACTCCCTCCTTCGCCCCGGAGCCCCCTTCCCTGCCAGACGGCGGGCAAGAAGCTTGGGAGTGCAGCGTCCTCGTACCCGTGAGCGAGCGACCAAGCAGATCCTCCGCGCCCCTAGGGACTCCGGCCCACGCCATGGCGGATTCCGAGCGCCTCTCGGCCCCCGGTTGCTGGGCCGCTTGCACCAACTTCGCGAAAGCCCGAAAGGGAATTCTCCTGTTGGCTGAGATTGTGAGCGTCCGGCGACAGTAGGGTGGGCAAAGGCCGGGCGGGCAGCCGGGCAACCCCGCGTTCGGCAGGCGCGGGGCTGGGGGCGTTCGGCAGTGGGGCGCGGGTAGATGAGATAGTGGCAGAGGCCAGAAACCAGGGGCGTAGGGAGAGTCAGTGGGGTTTGGAAAAGTGGTCGGGAGCTGCTGGGCCACGGGGTGCAGCTAGGGGTCCATAGCAAATGTGGGGGGACCAATGGAGGAAGACCTCGTGGATTCATCGAAAGGGTCCCAGGGGATGGTTGGGGGTCCCGGATGGCAGGGCGTGGTGAGGCCTGGGCCCTGGCTGGCGGATGGGCGGGCTGGCGGCGCGCCCAGAGGCGGGGCCTGTTGGGTGCGGCGGCGAGCGCTTGTCAGACAGGGTAGGCGCCCCGCCCTTGGCCAGTTCTTCCTCACCCtctgtggtgggggaggaggtCCTTAGCTATTTGGGCCTCTGGGAGGCCTGGATTTCCCGCCCCCCTCAAAGTGGGCACCCCCTTTAAGTCACTCGTAAAAGACGTGCGACACCTTTAACggagccagccctgcccctccagTCTCTTACTGCTTCCCAAAGAGATTGCCTGGGGAACCGCACGTCCTGCCCCGTCAAGGCCCAGAAGCTGGCGCCAGCAGTGTTCACAAAACACCTGGTGGCGCCCCTTCCTGCAGCCTGCCCCTAtccaggaaggaaaaagggaggaaactgagggacCCAACATTTTCCTATTACTAGCTAGGTGATCCTGAGCAAGTCACCAAACCTCCCCTGTGCCTcccttttctcatctataaaataaaggtaCTTACAATAGTACCCAGCTCAATAGGTTGTTGTGATGACTGAGGTAATACTTGTACAGCTCTTGGAGCAGTATTTGGAACTCAGTGAGCACACAATAAAGCATTTAGCCAGTACCATCACCCTCCTAGCCCAGTAGGCATCTGAATTTGAAACCCCCAATTTAAACCTATCCCTTCAGTCCTGGGAGCTGATCAAGCAGGGCGTCTTTTCCCTTGTCATCCCTCCAGATACTGTGCCTGGTGATTCTGATCTGCTTCAGTGCCTCAACACCAGCATACTCCTCCCTATCAGTGGTTGAGATGATCCTTGCTGTTGTCTTCTTTGTCATCTACATGTGTGGCCTGCACACCAAGATACAGATCATCAACTGGCCTTGGAGTGTGAGAAGGGGTGGAAAGGAGGAGGCTAGGGAGGGGCCTAGGCCAGTTGGGATTGTCTCGGGAACTCTGGATGCTGACTTCCCTCTTCTCTCTACACCTCACAGGATTTCTTCCGAACCCTCATAGCGGCCATCCTCTACCTGATCACCTCCATTGTTGTCCTTGTTGAGAAAGGAAACCACTCCAGAATCACTGCAGGGGTAAAGGCTATGGAGGCAGCTCCGAAGCAGAGAGAGGGGTTTGAGGATCCAGGGGCCATTTCTGCCTCTGTGTCTGGCAGAAAGTGTGTGGCCCAGAGCAGGCCACACTTGTCCTCAGGGTCTGCAGGAAAGTCTGGCCTATGCTGTTTTCTCGCCCAAGATCATCATTAGCTGTTAAAGGGCTATCCCTTGATCTTTTGTGGGAAGCCCAAAGAGACGGCCCCTTTGTCAACACACTAGACTACCATCTGCTAGAACTTTGTCTCAGATGTACAGTGTGAATGGTGCTTGACATGAGGGGCCAATGTGGCTTTCCTGTGTTGAGAGGTACTGGGAGGAGAGTCCAGAGGCCTGGTCTTTCCCTGGCGAATCTCTGGCCTCCAAGCTTGGGGCTTTAGTCACCATCCCTACATAGGGCAGTCACTGGAGGTGGTATATACAATGAGGGAAGAGGCTGG includes these proteins:
- the PLP2 gene encoding proteolipid protein 2, producing the protein MADSERLSAPGCWAACTNFAKARKGILLLAEIILCLVILICFSASTPAYSSLSVVEMILAVVFFVIYMCGLHTKIQIINWPWSDFFRTLIAAILYLITSIVVLVEKGNHSRITAGVLGLIATCLFGYDAYITFPLRQQRHTAAPTDPADGPV